gTAAGAAATCACAGATGTGTCTCTCAAAGAAATTGTTCAAACAGAAGTTTCAATTTTCATAAGAAGCATATCGTCGTGCAAGGGACTAGTCTCTCACTTCTAATATCACCTCTGCCTCGTACGCATACATTTCTCGTTTACAGATAAACAATTCGAACTTACCAAAAATTTAATCCGAACAAACACTAAACTATACAAGTAAAGATCAAAACTAGTGGCAAATGGAACAATCGATATAACAACATTTCTACGTTTACCGCTAATCAAACTACTATTAAAAAATGGTATACAAATGCGTATGGTAAGAATGGGATTAGAAATAACAACTTTTAAAGAAGCGACTATCACAAATATTACGCTAGGTAAGATTTACAAGAAAAGTTGTTCATGTAAGCCCAGAACTTCAGACAAACAGTACCTTCGGAATGGGCACAATAGTTTTTTGGTGAGCGTGGCCTTAACTTGGGGATTTGGGTACATGTATTCGGCCCTATATTCACTGTTTGTGTACTGTTTGTGTTCTTTGTATGATTTGTGTTTAAAGAAGATCGAGTTGTTTGTAGTGTGTGTAAATTGCGACGAGCCCTCAGATTCTTTCCTGGATGTTCGGTGTCCGCCTTACTTCCAGGACCGTGACACTCATTGGAGATATCCATGTTTTTCAGCTCACACACACTCACTACAAAAAGGAAAAACATTCTCTGCCATGCTGCAGTAGGCTACATAGCTAAGTACTGAATCGAACTCAGAAAGAGACCGCACGGTATCGCAAATCGATTTGCGGAAAAGAGCGTCTGAATCTTGTAACATACACCCAGCACTGAAAAATGGTGTTCTGCCTACTTAGCcttcgtttttgagaaaaataagCTCAAAATTTTGCTTCTGCTTAGAACTATAAAGAAGTTGTAGGGCCCGAGTTTGAATCTGTGCTTgcttatttaatttttcaaatatacaaataaaatagCAAGAACAGAAACGCCACCTTGCAACGCGTTCCTAATTTATACTTAATCGCAGAGCCGAActttgaattaattttttcagaaatgaAGTTATGGTTTTACAGTACTGGATACATATTACAAGATTTAGACACTTTTCTCCGAAAACCGGCTTCCGATACCGTGCGATCTCCTTGTCAGAAGTTTcgtcaacttttgttgaaaaatgTTCGAACTATATTCGACTAGTATTAAAGTACGGAaatgagcgcgcgcgcgcggacagCTATTAGAAATGCTGCTATATGAAGTCTGGCTACTAGTTTGTACATGAAATATTTGCACCGCTCATGAAAGAATATAATGTGCCAAAACTGAAAATTTGTCAAAGAAAGGGAAATAACGCGCGCATGCGTACACGCACATATACGTTCACGCGTAGACACACACGCTCACACACGCATACGcgttaacattataaacaattaacACTCGGGCATGCTGAGAATACATTAATCGTGTATTATTCCTTAAGCTGTTGCCAGAGTTCGATATAACGTTCAACGTACTGTAATATGAGGAACTTTTCTTTGGAAATTACTGATATTAAGTACAAGACTGGAACAGCTGAAGGAACGCGACGCTTATTCGGCGGTATAAATCTACAAACCAAGGAAGTCGAGTCTGTCCTTCGCCATTGctaagttcgtacgcattttttcGTGCAATCTTTGAGCATGTTCCCATACTTCTCCACGACCGCCAGTGCATTCTACAGCTATTCCTTTCTCCAATTCTCCTATACCTTTTTTGTAGAGTTCGATCGCCATTTCTTTTTGGcctgaatgaaaaagaaaagttgtTATCATTGGTAAGATTAAAGCAATTGATAATTATAAGTTGCAAACATACCTTCATTATCCTCGTCGATCTTAAGCGCCTTGCTGATAAATTCGAAAGCTCTACGATGATGGTGTTTCTGTTTCGCGAGCAACGGATCCCCAGGTCCGGGACCTATAGCTCttctaggcatttgcgacattcCCTCGGTCTCTGTCTGCCCGGAATTATTCAGATTATTATTCAAGTTCTCAGCAGACTTCTGACCGACCACAATTTCCAATTGGCAGCTCTGCTTGGAAGCTTGTCTCCGCTGGATCAGCTGAGATGTGGATGTGTACAAATACTTAAACACCACGAACAATTGATAAAGAAGCGTTCGCAGAACGTTGAAAAGCAGTATCAAGGGGAAAGAGACAATGTAGAGATTACGTTTGTGTACCGACGGTTGAGGGGTCTCGAGAAACCGGTGTGTATGATGGCAATGATTGTGGTGGTGGCTGTTGCAATTGATAGTGGTCGTGGTTTTGTCGCTGTTCTCATTCTTGGTCACGCAAAGCTTTTTCGGCGATTTCGTGCCGAATTTACGAATCGGACGTCCGCCATCGCTGTAAGACATCTCCTGTCGCGAGGTTTTCGAATTCGTGCCGCACGGATCGCTTTCGTTCGTTGTCGGGAAATAATTCAGATTAAGCGGTACAGCGGTAGTCCCAACATTGCGAAAACATCGGGGGAGAGAAGCGATCATCAAAGCAGCCTTACACCATTGTTTCTCTTTCGTTTTTTGTTTAAAACTCGTTCTCGGATCTCGACGAACCGTTTCTTCTAATGACTATGCTTTTCGTGGGAACCTTCGCCTTCGTGGAAGACGAGAGAAAAGAACAAGAAGACTCAGAATTCCGAGACACTCGGAACCGACGTGTTTCGAACGAGATCGAGCGGCTCGTGGTCTTCTTCAGCATCGCTTGTTTTATTTCGCGTTTAACCCGAACCATCGATGTACGATAACATCGGTGTATGGACATCGACGAGCGTTGTTTTACAAAATCACGACAATATATACATAGAGGAAAGAGTTTTGGATGCACCTTGGTGTTGTATACTCACAGAAGATAGATTATCCCGTGCACTTGCGCTCTTCACCGTCAATTCCTTGCACATGCGTGTATTTTGATGCTTTCCTGTTCTATgggaattttcataattttgtatCACGCACACACAGAGAGTTTTGTTCATTCATAATTGTCAGATTGTCGTTGAAAACATGCAGTCAGAAAATCGAGGTTAAATGCAGATTTTATATCTTCTTTCTGACAAGTTCTGTCTGAAGTAACaatgaaattgtaaaattattttattgcgaTCTGCACTATATGTAGGAGAACAAATGCCCTCAGTCTAACAACACCGTAGTCATTTTGTGTTCGTTCTATATGAAAACAAAGGCGTAATAAAGAACATCGATCACTATCTCTCATTTCATTTTCGTAGAACAACAAGACACATGAAGTATAGGAAGCAATTAGAGCTGTTACAACGAACCGTGTACGATGAAGTGTAACGTGAAAAACAATAACATTCTTATGTAAAAGCAGAGTAAAAGATATTGTATACTCACCTACATATAACGGATATTGCATTTCATGTTGCGCGTTTTATGTGCAATGAATGCACTTCCCTAGAGCGGGAATTGACAACTGAATTTCGTAACTAATTTTATGGACTTTGCTTTCAAGAGATTAATCGTGACAGATAAAAGCGGTCGATAAAGCTGATTAAATTTCGCGGGTAGTAAGAACAATATTTGAATAATATCGCGCATGGGGTATCCCAGTATTCCCaatagaataaaaaatcgaagatTCGTAAAACACGTGCCAGAACATACGGTAAGTCACAAACAGACTTAGTTTTTCAACCTGAGCTGCTAAAAAAATATAGCTTCGTTTTACATTTAAAAACATGTTTACGAGAAGGATTTTTGTTGATTGTTTACGAGAAAGAGGACAGTGGGGAAATTGCTCTGTAACGAAATTTTAATCGATCGATGGTAAAATAGTTTCAGCAACTTCTTCGGCGATTTAGTGCAGTAGAGTGTCCTACAGAGGGCCTCCTTGCTGTGGGCCGCCATCTTCTTCTTCGGTTCTGCGTTTTACATTCCAGAGATTGCTTCGAGGGCAAGATGTCGTCCGCGAGTGGTGACGAGAGCGAGATTGCTTTAATTGAACCTGGTAAGACGATGATCATTTTCTAAAAAGACCGTGTCCGGTGTTTCGCAGCCGTGGTTTGCGTTCGTGTTAATGGCGTAGCCGTATGAACACCGTAAAAATGGTGACGACGCACCCGGCGAAGTTCGCCGAAGGCTGCGACCCGCCATTAAAATGAATGGCGTCCCGTACACGCGTGTAACGTGTAAATATTCCGGGTCCGCCGTGGCCAAACtgattttctcctttttctttctaTGTTCCCTTCGACGTCCAGTGCGACGCACGAGGTCCAGCCGTACGCGCAAAACCGCCGTCGTGGCGAAGAAGTCGCCCGTTAAGAAACTTCTGGCGCGAGCAACACGTTCGCCCAAAAAAGTCCAGGAAATCGAGGAGGTCGAAGTACGTACGCTCGACGACAATCCTGTAGATACAACAATTACTCGATACATGCGAAAAATTCACCACCGCATTGTCATACGTCATCTATAAACATTATTCCTCAATCTTCTGCCGCTAGCGTCGAACTTAGAAAAACAAAGTAAAAACACATATACACCAACGTTTTGGTGGGGCAGTACTAATTCGATGACAAAACTAATTTGTTTTCGATTATGTattcttatgaaacttttactcaTATATTTGCAACATTTATCCGATTAAACTAACATGGAACAGGAATATGATCTATATCATATTGTTCAACTTTTTTAATTCATCAGACCGATGGTAGGCAATAAGTTGTTACTAGACGAGATTTAGATGAGATTAGATGCATGcttgtagattttatgcatttatggcaaaaacaaGTTGGTGCAACTTATTGTCAACTTATTAAGATcattgaagaaaaaaagaaatttaagcCATGttctgcttcttgcaattgTTCCttacaattgttattttgcataaagttacTATATAAGCTGTGCTTTGGAGtatgtttggtctcgtttttccaaacatttttcaatgttcgattagaaaataattgaaaagaaaTGTATGGAAATAACTGGTTGTTGCTATGTTTCTAGGAGGAGGGACCTGTGTTCCATAGTGAAGTTATTATGGAAAGCATTCCAGAGAATGGAGTGCAAAGATTCAGCGACATAATCCAGCAACATCACGAAGATGAATCATCTATGCTGCATTTGGAGCTGGATGATTCAACTGATACAGCTGTTCATGAAATCAATATGAATCAAAGCGTTCAGATCGAGGAGGATCAAGAAAATGTACCTGATTCAGAAACATCCGAGTCACAACTTGTAAGTGGTGTACAGAGTGTCCTGTGCACTTGGGACAAACTGTATTTTTAGCATGTTCGCTACCACATTGATGATtataacaaattaattttctgtatgCTGTTATTCAACATCATGCAACATAGCATAATATTCAGGACCACGACTTTGCTTTACTAACTTGTTTTAGCGAAACAAATGTTGGTAGCAAACGTGTTAAGATGGGAATAAATTAAATGGTGTTGGACAATACATATTCAGCAATTAATAAAACTAGACAGTAAACTTTTGATATTATTTCGATCTGACGAAAGGAATTGTTTACttattttgtatttcataaagGAGCCTACGAAAGTCGgaatttgcatagagatccagAGTCCAATAACGATTTTTGAATAAATAATCCAATGGATTTCTCTTTACAAAtgtgaagagtaaaaaaatgcAGCTGAAAGTATAGAGTTCCATTCTTTCTTCTTCTAAAGAATCGATATCATTGGGATTCGATATTAATATGTGAATTTGTTTATTAGGACCAGGCTACCGTGGTATCAGATCACATGATCATAGAAGAGGGTAGTATGGACAAAGTGGACATGTTACACGACCAAGAACAAATTGACATGGAGGGACAAGATACAAGCAACGACGATACAAATCAACGCGTGTTAATAGACTTCCAAGAGGTGATAACTGACGACGGGGAGCATATAACTCAAGTGACCGAGATTCTAGAGTCCGAGGAAATCGAATCTGAGCATGTTTTAACCGAGGATCCCGGTATTGAAGTGATGGAAGTGGACGATTCTGAGCATGAAGTACCGGAAGtgatagagaatattaccgaAACGTTGCCGGAACAAATAGAGACAACTGAGATATCAGAAATCGCTGAGGTGATGGAGACCACCAGCGGAGAGTGCTCGCCTCAGAGTACTATCAAGAAAACGGAGCCGGACACGGAAGCTGTGTCCGAGGATGAATTGCCAACTGAAGCTGCAGCAAAGGTATTGCTGCTTTGTACACTTGTAGAGTTCGATCTCCTGTTTACGAAAACGTACCATTACAGGGTTAATTACCGGAAAATGTCATTGAGCAGTTTATAATTTGTGATATTGGGTTTCCAGGAGCCCGAGACAGAAGCGGTGTCCGATGAAGAATTGCCAGCTGCAGCTCCCGCAGATTTGGGAGAAACAGAGTCGGTCTCGGAGGACGAGTTGCCTCCGGAcagcgagaagaagaagaagagcgggATAAAGGCGATGAGCAAGACTccggaaaagaaaaacaaagtcGAAGGTGGAAGTAAGTACGACAGAAACTTGCGTACGATATAATAGAGAGTTTCTGTGCTAATGCATTGTTTTCGTTTGCCAGGTAAACGTAAATTGAACGCGGAAGGAGAGTATGATCCTAGTTCACCGACATCTGAAAATAACGACGAGACGCCGGCCAAAAAAGTGGCGCTCTCGACGGAGACGGATGCAGCGGACTGTAAGCAAGAAACTAAGCCAGCATCACCAAAGAAAAAAACTCTACCCGAGCTGGAAAAGTATTGGAAAGCTGTTAACGAAGATCCGTCCGATTTTACGGGGTGGACGTACCTTCTGCAGTACGTTGATCAAGAAGTAAGTGGCGATATAAGTATTTCAAAGTATGGAAATTTCAAAGACTGTACAACTCGTCTCGAAAAGATGGCGTTCGGAGGAAATTGTAAGGGAGGGTGTGTTGCTGTTTCAGAATGATGCGGAAGCAGCCCGCGAAGCGTATACGAAATTTTTGGAGCGTTATCCATATTGCTACGGTTACTGGAGAAAGTTCGCCGATTACGAGAAGAAGAAGGGCAACCCCGAAAATGTCCAAAGGGTGAGTCGACTCGTTTACCACAGTTATTAGGCTACCTTTCATTATGATATATATCATTTAATTAACGCAATCTAATGAAACTAGCTCGAGTTAGGAAGACGCGTGGGCAGTGTGCACGCACGTAAATATGGTTTTCCCTTCCAACAGCCTAGCACGTCTTGCGGCACCTATACGACTCTCTCCGTTTACCAATTAGCTAGATACTTAATTATTCTGCGATATCTACAAAATATTATTGCGAACATTACTGTCGTCATAATACCGTTTATACCGATATTCTACATACAAATACGTAAGTCAAGCGAAAAAGGCTAGTCGTTTCAATTTATAGTGATACTACACTTTACCGTGCAAGAAAAAATAATGTGTGTGTGTAATATTTACTGTAAGCATTTGTACACATAGCTTACTACAGAAAGTATTGTAACTTAAGCATAAGATGCGGTATACCTTACTTAATGTAAGTAAGATTGGGTTGGGTGTTAAATCAAAGTCAGAAACAAAGACTTAGGACGTGAACGTGCCAGAGAGGGAGCAAGAAAAAGTGGCGGAAGACACAGAGGCACCCAGATTGGAACACTCCTTGACTTTAAGGTGAATGCACAATGCTCTGCAATCTCTGTGTTAATTAAATACTTTTATTTACAGTACGCGTACGATATGTGAGTATACGttgctaaaaaaaaacaaaacaaaacaaaaccgTAATGCTTAACGaaagctaaaaaaaaaagaaagaaataggtATAAGTCTACCCGCCACCAGCCCAATCAGTTGTAAACTGTTCTAAATGTGTTTGCAAATCGTTACCACAGGTATTCGACCAAGGTTTGAAAGCTATTTCGCTCAGTGTCGACCTTTGGCTGCATTACATCAACCACTGCAAAACCGTCTACGAAAAGGACGAAGAAAAGCTACGCGAACAATACGAAAGAGCCATTCAAGCGTGTGGTCTTGAGTTTAGGTATGTGTTCTATCCTTCATCTTGTCGCTTATCAGcagtctgcggatctttatgcaaaataaacattttctgcgctAATTCCGAGAAGTAGGAGCTAAATAAAACTTTGTTTCTATTGTGTGACTattccttttttattttatcttcaGATCCGATCGTCTTTGGGAAAGTTACATAAAGTGGGAGCTCGAAGGCAAACGCCTCAGCAAAGTGACTGCCTTGTACGACAGATTGCTATGCACACCCACGCTCGGCTATATCTCTCATTTCGACGCGTTCCAAGAATTCGTCTCCTCGAACCTACCGAATCGCATTTTGAGCGTCGACGATTTCCTCGCGCTCCGCGCAGAGGTCAAGGCACTGTTGAAGTCCGATGACAACAGCACCACTTCCGCAACAGACGATGCACCACCCGGAGAGGAACCTCCGCCGCACGAACTTCCGCCAACAGACGAGGAGACTCGTGCTATCAGAGAGAAAATTATCAGCAGTAGACGCAAAATGCACAAAGCCAATATCAACGCTGTCGCTGCTAGGTGGTCGTTCGAGGAGGGAGTAAGTATAACGTAAACGTGATCGATAGCGTGTAACAATAGGGTGGCTATTATTTACTCTTGATGGCAATTTTTTCCGCTGCATCCTCCACGATAGGTCTGTTGAACTATCATGTACATCATTAAGATATTTTATATCTATTCTATAATTccatttttaatgtttaagggcTCGGGGGCACGTTTGCCCTTTATCCGATcgagctcaaattttgcacagaTTATAAGGGGTGCCGCGAAGAAAATTCAAAGTGGAAAATAAGAGGCACCCTTGGGCGTAACAATTTTAACCGTCGATATTTCTCAACAGATCAAAAGACCATACTTCCACGTGAAACCATTGGAACGGTGtcagttaaaaaattggaaagagTATCTGGACTTTGAGATCGAACAAAAAGATCAGAGCCGGATAATCATCCTATTCGAGAGGTGCTTGATAGCGTGCGCTCTGTACGACGAGTTCTGGATGCGGGTAAGTTCCTacttattaaattatattcgtTATTCGACCACAGTTCCTCTCAATCGTCATTCCCTCGTATTCATTTTATGTAACATGTTTCTGTTTGTTTGCAGTTCGTTCGTTACTTGGAATCGTTGAAGGGCGACAACGTGGAGAAAATAAGGGACGTGTACTCCAGAGCCTGTATGGTTCACCATCCGAAGAAGCCTAATCTGCATTTGCAGTGGGCTACGTTCGAAGAGGGTCAGGGTAACTTCGAGAAAGCCGCGAACATATTGGAGAACATCGACAACGCGTTGCCGAACATGTTGCAAGTGGCATACCGGCGAATAAACTTGGAACGCAGGAGGGCGGACCTGGACAAGGCTTGTACATTGTATGAAAATTACATTAGCAACAGTAAGAACAGAACGATCGCGAACAACATCGCGGTGAAGTACGCACGGTTTCTGTGTAAAGTGAAAAACGACGTGGACAAGGCGATTAAAGTATTACTAAAGGCCACGGAGAAAGACAAGGACAATCCGAGGCTTTACTTGCAACTGATCGATCTGGGGATGCAGAGGACACCCGTCGACACGCAGGAGATCGTCGGCTATATGGACATGTTCATAGAACGCGAGCACGCCGATCTTGAACAACGGGTACTATTCGCGCAACGCAAAGTAGAGTTCCTCGAGGACTTCAGCCCGGACATACGACAGGTGCTGAAGGCGCACGAGCAATTCCAGAAATGCATTAAACAGGCGAAGGAGCGGAAGAAGACGAAAAGCGACGACACGAAAGCGTAAGCATACCTTGCCTTACTAGAACATGAAATGTAAAAGCATAATCGCAACCGTTACTCCTCAAAGACGTTTGATGTAATTTTCTAGTGCGTCATCTATAGGACACTCGAAGGTCGAGAttgttttttcaaattgaaTCAATCGTACAGCTTGCATTAGTTACTTGGAAACACATTAGTTCAGTAATTACAAACTGTGTGGACCAGTGTATTCGAAAACTCATGTTTCGATGTAAAGAAAAGTATAGTCGACCTTCGTGCATCCTCTAAGCTTCCGCTTGAAAGTGAAGGAAGTGTTTACGTCGAACTATGTGGCCCCTGAAGTCATTTACCTTTTTGTTCGAAATGTTTTTAGATACGTTTAATGATTTCATCTTGTATATCAGGGATAACGTAACCGACATAGTATTGATAATTTCACAGGGATACTTCTCCACCAAAGAAAGTTAAAACTGGCGATCAGTCGAGCATACCACCCCCGCCTTCCGTCAGCTCGCAGTCGTCGTATCAGTACAGCAGTGGACCCAGCGGGCCTTACCAGTCCCAGCAACAGTTCCAGAGCAGTCAGTACGGCGGACAAGGCGGCTACCAGCAAGGCTATCAACAGTATCCGCCACCGTCTGATCCGAATTACGCCAATTACAATTGGCAATATGGACAAGGTGGACCTCAAGCGTACGGACCTTACAACCAGTGGGGATCGTACAATTATTACTAGTGTAATACAATCCGATGTTTTATCTGTACCAGCTTTTCATTATGTTACCGTGTCTACTTGTACATTTTATCATCCTTGTGCTTCTGTCGTCCGAAAGACGAACGGGAAGGTGGGGGTAAAACGAAATTCTTTAAAGTTCCGATGACACATCAGAGTGACCTGACACGAATCCTAAAAACGCTACACGTCGTACCGAAGCCTCCTTTTCGATAGAACCAAAACAAATTCTTCACATGAATTTCTTTACTCGGTTATAGAGATACCAATGGATTTACAACTATTGACAAAAACGTGCTATCATTACGATTTGTGACACGATAACATGTAGACAAgaggaggagaaagagaaaaaagaaaaagaaaagaaacagaaaagaatGCCATAACAAATAACGATGAATGAAGTAAACTACGTTCAATGCTATCGGAGCTACGCGTGTGCTGTTATACGAGACCAGAAAGGGAAACAAATGTTTTGTATCTGCACCGAATTCGCACGATACAACGATCCCCCCCGATGCTTTGGTGTTTTATTCCGTGACGTTGTGTTACTTTTTTCTCTCGACAAGGACATGTAGTAATTTTCACGAATGGTTGTCCCCCCTCGATTTGTAACGAGCATTCTTTGCGCGCGTATCTAGTTTATGACTACTGTTAGATTCTAATGTGCGTTAAACGTACCGCTTTGAACAACTCcttagaaatatatatatatatatatatatttatgtatatatatacatacatatacatacatatatatattaaaatataaatgggAGAGTAGATGCTCGAGTACCCTAGGAAACTCTACGTAAGCGCACTTTACGGTATATTCACGGAATAAATATTGTTCAAACATTTGtcgatataatttttataaaggaGCAAATTGAGGAAGCGCGACTGGGTTTCGCTAGAACGTGAATTGATTGTAGATGGAGGATCATTGGATTACACAATTAAATTCTGTGTTACAGGCGCCAGCCACATTCTACGTACGTTGTAAGCGCGCGCACTTTGTAACTGGGATTCGAATTTAGGCCCTGAAAATAGATAACGGCTCGAGGTATAGGTCACATACATTGAATACATTGTTTCCGtatgtgaatttttataatttgcaATAAACGAAACTTTCAAAGTACGCATCAATCAATTTTGGTGGCAACAGTGAATTGTTCGAATCACTCGAAGAGAACGAAAGAAGTGAAGGTAATATATTCGTGATTGTCGAaagaatataattttaaatttgtgAACGATGTTTTACTTCGTACTATCTGCTAATAAATGATTAACGACTTTTAGCACCACGTTCGTAGATTGTCCGATTcttgtaattagactgcagattttatgcgctGCAGACGTCGAGGAAATTAAAAGACActgttccattattttctacGTATCACGACTATTAAgggtgaaaataaatttctttatttcttgTTCCGCAATTGATGCGGCACACTAGTTTTACGAGatgcgttctaatatttttaatttaaggttattgaaattgtaaaattgcatcaaatttatttctttggatatacattattaaaaagtggcgaaaaatttggatagacaaattcttgttatttttacaaagtaatctAAAATAGTCGACTAAACTTCCGGAAACCCCCAAAATTTCAACGAATTCGTAGCATGAGGGTTCTCGGAAGTGCAGCCAATTAGTAACTTTTAGTACTGCGTAAACTTAGTTGttaagattgtaatttttgataaagatccgcagtctagttaggATTCTTCTAATTAGAGGAGAGTATGTTGGATGTCCAAGGGCTATTCAGAATATAAAGGACACAGAGAGTATTGTAACAAGTatcttcttttgttttattaCGAAAGCATTGCTAAGGTTCTATGTAATTGCAACAGTGGAAGGTCTGCGCGCTTTCCATTTTCTTATTTATTACAATATCATGTCGCGGTAACGGAACCTGTAATCGTTTCCTCTCCCACTCTAAACGATAATGTTTATACCACATGCGTATCTggttagtaaaaaaaaataatttcatttaagATAAGTCAAGTTTCGTTAGAGAGACCATCCGATTTTTATTGATGTGTTTTGTTGTTATCATGCTACTATCGCGGACGAAGGCGTTTGATTTAGTCCGCAGGTACCGTCGCCCCTGTACGCTCTGTAGTATCCTTGTTCACCCCATCGGGGTCCCCAACTGTTCTTTATGATCCAATAAGGCATTTCTTTGTGGAAAAGGGGATACACTGAAAATGAAAACAAACAAGGGAAAGTTATCGAAATGTCCAACGGCATAGCAATGGCATATTGATTATCGAACCGGTCATCGACCGAAACATAAACAAGAAGTTAAAATTGTTGGACAGTGATATCAGCGTC
This genomic interval from Halictus rubicundus isolate RS-2024b chromosome 15, iyHalRubi1_principal, whole genome shotgun sequence contains the following:
- the Prp39 gene encoding pre-mRNA processing factor 39 isoform X1, with protein sequence MSSASGDESEIALIEPVRRTRSSRTRKTAVVAKKSPVKKLLARATRSPKKVQEIEEVEEEGPVFHSEVIMESIPENGVQRFSDIIQQHHEDESSMLHLELDDSTDTAVHEINMNQSVQIEEDQENVPDSETSESQLDQATVVSDHMIIEEGSMDKVDMLHDQEQIDMEGQDTSNDDTNQRVLIDFQEVITDDGEHITQVTEILESEEIESEHVLTEDPGIEVMEVDDSEHEVPEVIENITETLPEQIETTEISEIAEVMETTSGECSPQSTIKKTEPDTEAVSEDELPTEAAAKEPETEAVSDEELPAAAPADLGETESVSEDELPPDSEKKKKSGIKAMSKTPEKKNKVEGGSKRKLNAEGEYDPSSPTSENNDETPAKKVALSTETDAADCKQETKPASPKKKTLPELEKYWKAVNEDPSDFTGWTYLLQYVDQENDAEAAREAYTKFLERYPYCYGYWRKFADYEKKKGNPENVQRVFDQGLKAISLSVDLWLHYINHCKTVYEKDEEKLREQYERAIQACGLEFRSDRLWESYIKWELEGKRLSKVTALYDRLLCTPTLGYISHFDAFQEFVSSNLPNRILSVDDFLALRAEVKALLKSDDNSTTSATDDAPPGEEPPPHELPPTDEETRAIREKIISSRRKMHKANINAVAARWSFEEGIKRPYFHVKPLERCQLKNWKEYLDFEIEQKDQSRIIILFERCLIACALYDEFWMRFVRYLESLKGDNVEKIRDVYSRACMVHHPKKPNLHLQWATFEEGQGNFEKAANILENIDNALPNMLQVAYRRINLERRRADLDKACTLYENYISNSKNRTIANNIAVKYARFLCKVKNDVDKAIKVLLKATEKDKDNPRLYLQLIDLGMQRTPVDTQEIVGYMDMFIEREHADLEQRVLFAQRKVEFLEDFSPDIRQVLKAHEQFQKCIKQAKERKKTKSDDTKADTSPPKKVKTGDQSSIPPPPSVSSQSSYQYSSGPSGPYQSQQQFQSSQYGGQGGYQQGYQQYPPPSDPNYANYNWQYGQGGPQAYGPYNQWGSYNYY
- the Prp39 gene encoding pre-mRNA processing factor 39 isoform X2 translates to MQLKDQATVVSDHMIIEEGSMDKVDMLHDQEQIDMEGQDTSNDDTNQRVLIDFQEVITDDGEHITQVTEILESEEIESEHVLTEDPGIEVMEVDDSEHEVPEVIENITETLPEQIETTEISEIAEVMETTSGECSPQSTIKKTEPDTEAVSEDELPTEAAAKEPETEAVSDEELPAAAPADLGETESVSEDELPPDSEKKKKSGIKAMSKTPEKKNKVEGGSKRKLNAEGEYDPSSPTSENNDETPAKKVALSTETDAADCKQETKPASPKKKTLPELEKYWKAVNEDPSDFTGWTYLLQYVDQENDAEAAREAYTKFLERYPYCYGYWRKFADYEKKKGNPENVQRVFDQGLKAISLSVDLWLHYINHCKTVYEKDEEKLREQYERAIQACGLEFRSDRLWESYIKWELEGKRLSKVTALYDRLLCTPTLGYISHFDAFQEFVSSNLPNRILSVDDFLALRAEVKALLKSDDNSTTSATDDAPPGEEPPPHELPPTDEETRAIREKIISSRRKMHKANINAVAARWSFEEGIKRPYFHVKPLERCQLKNWKEYLDFEIEQKDQSRIIILFERCLIACALYDEFWMRFVRYLESLKGDNVEKIRDVYSRACMVHHPKKPNLHLQWATFEEGQGNFEKAANILENIDNALPNMLQVAYRRINLERRRADLDKACTLYENYISNSKNRTIANNIAVKYARFLCKVKNDVDKAIKVLLKATEKDKDNPRLYLQLIDLGMQRTPVDTQEIVGYMDMFIEREHADLEQRVLFAQRKVEFLEDFSPDIRQVLKAHEQFQKCIKQAKERKKTKSDDTKADTSPPKKVKTGDQSSIPPPPSVSSQSSYQYSSGPSGPYQSQQQFQSSQYGGQGGYQQGYQQYPPPSDPNYANYNWQYGQGGPQAYGPYNQWGSYNYY